The following is a genomic window from Nicotiana tabacum cultivar K326 chromosome 3, ASM71507v2, whole genome shotgun sequence.
CGACCAAGCTAAGAACAATTACGGCCGCAGCCAGGACAATGCAGAACCCTCAAAGATAAGGGAAAACCCTCATCACCTAACTATCAAGATGATTTTTGGAGGGAATGAAATCAACGGTGTAACTTTCTCGGCAGCCAAGAAAACAAAAGTATTAGTGACTCAAAGCAAGAGACTCTGGGAAATCGCCGAAGACGGCATCACCTTCATGGAGGATGACGCCAATGGACTTCTTCTTCCACACAAAAACAccctggtaatttctcttaatgttcTAGATTTCGAGATTAAACGTGTTTTAGTTGACCTGGGAAGTTTAGCCAACATCATTCAATAGAGAGTGTTGGAGCAAGCCAAATTAATCGGAAGTATCATTATGGTAACAAAACTCCTCATCAGGTTCAATTTAGCAAGTATGACAACCCAAGGGGAGATCCTGCTATCTAGAAATGCCGAAGGGGTCACAAAGACCACCTTATTTGAAGTGGTAGACGGCAACATGGGCTACAACATAATTCTCGGTAGACCATGGTTACATGAGATGAAGGTCAtaccatcaacatatcaccaactaCTAAAATTCCAGACCCAGAGGGAATCAAACAAATAAGAGGAGACCAACCGGCAGCGAGAGAAATAAATGCAGTATCAGTTTCTAGCAATAAAGGGAAGGAACTCAACAAATAGAAATTAAAGGAACCGAAGCCTACTCCCATACCGAGCGAAGATGATAAAGGCGAGGAGTCATTGGAATCCAACCAGGTACCGAGATACTTTCAAGTATCGGAAGAGACAGATGCAACCAAGCCCATGACAAAAGAACTTGAACACGTGGCTTTGTTCGAGGAATTCCTGGAGAGAAAATTTCACTTGGGAAT
Proteins encoded in this region:
- the LOC142175998 gene encoding uncharacterized protein LOC142175998, whose protein sequence is MRNIKEARFLKPIRANPSQRDTNLWCEYHGTHGHIIRYCRHLHEEVAMLLMNGHLKEFLSDQAKNNYGRSQDNAEPSKIRENPHHLTIKMIFGGNEINGVTFSAAKKTKVLVTQSKRLWEIAEDGITFMEDDANGLLLPHKNTLVISLNVLDFEIKRVLVDLGSLANIIQ